A part of Heliangelus exortis chromosome 3, bHelExo1.hap1, whole genome shotgun sequence genomic DNA contains:
- the MRPL2 gene encoding large ribosomal subunit protein uL2m produces MAAALCRAFGGLLLSAAPRRPRLPALPRVPPLVPPPGGALEVARRGLGVSAPRCTTDPMWKCRVKYTVRPVGMKKTGGRDHTGRIRVRGIGGGHKRRYRMIDFQRLRYEEGAPQQPFTEKVINVRYDPCRSADIALVAGGNRKRWIIATENMQAGDVITNSSHIGRMAVLANEGDAYPLGALPVGTLICNLESHPGKGAQYIRAAGTCGVLLRKVNGTAIVQLPSKRLMQVLETCVATVGRVSNVDHNKRVIGKAGRNRWLGKRPHTGLWHRKGGWAGRKIKPLPPMKSYVNLPRVGVQQ; encoded by the exons ATGGCGGCGGCGCTCTGCCGCGCCTTCGGGGGCCTTCTGCTGTCGGCGGCGCCGCGACGACCCCGGCTCCCCGCCTTGCCCCGCGTCCCGCCGCTCGTCCCGCCTCCGGGAGGCGCGCTGGAGGTTGCCCGCCGCGGGCTGGGCGTCTCGGCGCCGCGCTGCACCACCGACCCCATGTGGAAGTGCCGGGTCAAGTACACGGTGCGGCCCGTGGGCATGAAGAAGACGGGAGGACGCGACCACACAG GGCGCATCCGAGTGCGGGGGATCGGCGGGGGACACAAGCGGCGCTACCGCATGATCGACTTCCAGCGGCTGCGCTACGAGGAGGGGGCCCCGCAGCAGCCCTTCACCGAGAAGGTCATCAACGTCCGATACGACCCTTGCAG GTCGGCTGACATCGCCCTGGTGGCCGGCGGCAACCGGAAGCGCTGGATCATTGCCACGGAGAACATGCAGGCGGGGGACGTTATCACGAACTCCTCTCACATCGGCAGGATGGCAG TGTTGGCCAACGAAGGGGATGCCTACCCACTCGGGGCTCTGCCTGTCGGCACACTGATCTGCAACCTGGAGAGCCACCCTGGGAAGGGAGCGCAATACATCCGGGCAGCTG GGACTTGTGGGGTGCTGCTGAGAAAAGTGAATGGGACAGCCATCGTGCAGTTGCCCTCCAAGAGGCTTATGCAG GTGCTGGAGACCTGCGTGGCCACAGTGGGCCGTGTGTCCAACGTTGACCACAACAAGCGGGTGATCGGGAAGGCGGGTCGGAACCGCTGGCTTGGCAAGCGCCCACACACAGGCTTGTGGCATCGAAAGGGTGGCTGGGCTGGCCGCAAGATCAAGCCTCTCCCACCCATGAAGAGTTATGTCAACCTGCCAAGAGTTGGAGTtcagcagtga